Proteins from one Diorhabda carinulata isolate Delta chromosome 10, icDioCari1.1, whole genome shotgun sequence genomic window:
- the LOC130898723 gene encoding pyridoxine/pyridoxamine 5'-phosphate oxidase-like isoform X1, whose amino-acid sequence MFNNLYSSKLLPNYSFIKKLLLVKGPSKTNKIKMTDWSGIAYIDIKENTSPFALTAEWFDEAKKYGNYKLVFNLATSTKSGEVSNRFLVLQDFVNDKFRFISNENSLKGQDMKENPMVAACFLLKYSKDGNHITRQLRCQGTITKMSYEEASDYYKKDPLYCQIRSHIYRQGEIVDWNEQKQKYDELVRRVEEGVTLTMPVYQTGYEISPFSFDFYDSAGDQIADRMVFKKNEENGCWDYHRVAA is encoded by the exons ATGTTCAACAATTTATATTCTTCCAAATTATTGCCCAACTactcttttattaaaaaacttctgTTAGTGAAag gtccatcaaaaacaaataaaattaaaatgactGATTGGTCTGGAATagcatatatagatattaaagaaaatacgAGCCCCTTTGCACTGACAGCTGAATGGTTTGatgaagcaaaaaaatatggaaactacAAACTTGTATTCAATTTGGCAACAAGCACAAA ATCTGGAGAGGTGTCTAATAGATTTTTGGTACTGCAAGATTTTGTCAATGATAAATTCAGATTTATATCTAACGAAAATTCTCTAAAAGGTCAAGACATG aaagaaaatcCAATGGTAGCAGCATGTTTTCTCTTAAAATACTCAAAAGATGGAAATCATATCACACGGCAG TTAAGGTGCCAAGGTACTATCACAAAAATGTCCTACGAAGAGGCATCAGATTATTACAAAAAGGATCctttatattgtcaaattagGTCTCATATTTATAGGCAAGGTGAAATAGTCGACTGgaatgaacaaaaacaaaaatatgatgaattagTCCGAAGGGTTGAAGAGGGCGTTACGTTGACGATGCCAGTATATCA AACTGGTTATGAAATTTCTCCTTTCTCGTTTGATTTTTATGATTCTGCAGGTGATCAAATTGCAGATAGAATGGTAttcaagaaaaatgaagaaaatggtTGCTGGGATTATCATCGAGTGGCGGCCTGA
- the LOC130898723 gene encoding pyridoxine/pyridoxamine 5'-phosphate oxidase-like isoform X2 gives MTDWSGIAYIDIKENTSPFALTAEWFDEAKKYGNYKLVFNLATSTKSGEVSNRFLVLQDFVNDKFRFISNENSLKGQDMKENPMVAACFLLKYSKDGNHITRQLRCQGTITKMSYEEASDYYKKDPLYCQIRSHIYRQGEIVDWNEQKQKYDELVRRVEEGVTLTMPVYQTGYEISPFSFDFYDSAGDQIADRMVFKKNEENGCWDYHRVAA, from the exons atgactGATTGGTCTGGAATagcatatatagatattaaagaaaatacgAGCCCCTTTGCACTGACAGCTGAATGGTTTGatgaagcaaaaaaatatggaaactacAAACTTGTATTCAATTTGGCAACAAGCACAAA ATCTGGAGAGGTGTCTAATAGATTTTTGGTACTGCAAGATTTTGTCAATGATAAATTCAGATTTATATCTAACGAAAATTCTCTAAAAGGTCAAGACATG aaagaaaatcCAATGGTAGCAGCATGTTTTCTCTTAAAATACTCAAAAGATGGAAATCATATCACACGGCAG TTAAGGTGCCAAGGTACTATCACAAAAATGTCCTACGAAGAGGCATCAGATTATTACAAAAAGGATCctttatattgtcaaattagGTCTCATATTTATAGGCAAGGTGAAATAGTCGACTGgaatgaacaaaaacaaaaatatgatgaattagTCCGAAGGGTTGAAGAGGGCGTTACGTTGACGATGCCAGTATATCA AACTGGTTATGAAATTTCTCCTTTCTCGTTTGATTTTTATGATTCTGCAGGTGATCAAATTGCAGATAGAATGGTAttcaagaaaaatgaagaaaatggtTGCTGGGATTATCATCGAGTGGCGGCCTGA